A single window of Pseudomonas benzenivorans DNA harbors:
- a CDS encoding PilZ domain-containing protein has product MPNQRQHIRTSMKCRIKICHPSFGELVAQTRDLSDGGVYVKHPQLAALEAGTRVTGQVQDLPIEAPVLEMEVMRVDSEGVGLRFVED; this is encoded by the coding sequence ATGCCCAACCAGCGCCAACACATCCGCACGTCGATGAAGTGCCGAATCAAGATCTGTCATCCGAGCTTCGGTGAGCTGGTGGCCCAGACTCGGGACCTGTCCGACGGCGGGGTCTACGTCAAGCACCCGCAACTGGCCGCCCTGGAGGCTGGCACTCGGGTCACCGGGCAGGTTCAGGACCTGCCGATCGAAGCACCGGTGCTGGAAATGGAAGTGATGCGCGTGGACAGCGAGGGGGTCGGCCTGCGTTTCGTCGAGGACTGA
- the glyQ gene encoding glycine--tRNA ligase subunit alpha: protein MSQTTPAVRTFQDLILTLQQYWAEQGCVVLQPYDMEVGAGTFHTATFLRAVGPESWNAAYVQPSRRPTDGRYGENPNRLQHYYQFQVVLKPNPENFQELYLGSLAAIGIDPLVHDIRFVEDNWESPTLGAWGLGWEIWLNGMEVTQFTYFQQAGGIECYPVTGEITYGLERLAMYIQGVDSVYDLVWTDGPFGKVTYGDVFHQNEVEQSTYNFEHANVDKLFELFDFYESEANRLIALELPLPTYEMVLKASHTFNLLDARRAISVTERQRYILRVRTLARAVAQSYLQARRKLGFPMATPELRDEVLAKLEAAE, encoded by the coding sequence GTGAGCCAGACTACGCCTGCCGTGCGCACCTTCCAAGACCTGATCCTGACCCTGCAGCAGTACTGGGCCGAGCAGGGCTGCGTGGTGTTGCAGCCCTACGATATGGAAGTGGGCGCCGGCACCTTCCACACCGCCACCTTCCTGCGCGCCGTCGGCCCGGAATCCTGGAACGCCGCGTACGTGCAGCCCAGCCGCCGTCCCACCGACGGCCGCTATGGCGAGAACCCCAACCGTCTGCAGCACTACTACCAGTTTCAGGTGGTACTCAAGCCCAACCCGGAGAATTTCCAGGAGCTGTACCTGGGCTCGCTGGCGGCCATCGGCATCGACCCGCTGGTGCACGACATCCGCTTCGTCGAAGACAACTGGGAATCGCCGACCCTGGGCGCCTGGGGCCTGGGTTGGGAAATCTGGCTGAACGGCATGGAAGTCACCCAGTTCACCTACTTCCAGCAGGCCGGTGGCATCGAGTGCTACCCGGTGACCGGCGAGATCACCTACGGCCTCGAGCGTCTGGCGATGTACATCCAGGGCGTCGACTCGGTCTACGACCTGGTGTGGACCGACGGCCCGTTCGGCAAGGTGACCTACGGCGACGTGTTCCATCAGAACGAGGTGGAGCAGTCCACCTACAACTTCGAGCACGCCAACGTCGACAAGCTGTTCGAGCTGTTCGACTTCTACGAGAGCGAAGCCAACCGCCTGATCGCCCTGGAGCTGCCGCTGCCGACCTACGAGATGGTGCTCAAGGCCTCGCATACCTTCAACCTGCTCGACGCCCGCCGCGCCATCTCGGTGACCGAACGCCAGCGCTACATACTGCGCGTGCGCACCCTGGCCCGCGCCGTAGCCCAGAGCTACCTGCAGGCGCGGCGCAAACTCGGCTTCCCCATGGCCACCCCCGAACTGCGTGACGAAGTACTGGCCAAGCTGGAGGCTGCAGAATGA
- the glyS gene encoding glycine--tRNA ligase subunit beta produces MSALDFLVELGTEELPPKALKSLGEAFLAGIEKGLKAAGLDYQASRMYAAPRRLAVQIDQLASQQPDRSHNLDGPPLQAAFNAAGEPTQAALGFAKKCGVELAEIDQSGPKLRYTQRIPGQPASALLPAIVEASLNELPIPKRMRWAARRDEFVRPTQWLVMLFGDNVIDCEILAQKAGRESRGHRFHSPSKVRISTPATYLEDLRSAYVLADFSERRELIARRIDELAAEQQGSAIVPPALLDEVSALVEWPVPLVCSFEERFLEVPQEALITTMQDNQKYFCLLDAEGKLLPRFITVANVESKDPAQIISGNEKVVRPRLTDAEFFFKQDKKQPLEHFNQRLAGVVFQAQLGSVFEKAQRVSRLAAFIAERTGGDAERAARAGILCKCDLASEMVGEFPEMQGIAGYYYAKHDGEAEDVALALNEQYMPRGAGAELPSTLTGAAVALADKLDTLVGIFGIGMLPTGSKDPYALRRAALGVLRILIEKGLDLDLNDAVAFAIEQFGDKVKADGLAAQVQDFVFDRLRARYEDEGVDVAVYQSVRALNPSAPLDFDQRVQAVQAFRARSEAEALAAANKRVSNLLSKFDGEVPAQVDAALLQEPAEQALAEAVANAEQAVLPMAAARCYREALEHLASLREPVDSFFEAVLVNADEPAVRANRYALLARLRGLFLGVADISVLG; encoded by the coding sequence ATGAGTGCATTGGATTTCCTCGTCGAACTGGGCACCGAAGAGCTGCCGCCGAAAGCCCTGAAGAGCCTCGGCGAGGCCTTCCTGGCCGGCATCGAAAAGGGCCTCAAGGCCGCCGGCCTCGACTACCAGGCCAGCCGCATGTACGCCGCGCCGCGCCGCCTGGCGGTGCAGATCGACCAGCTGGCCAGCCAGCAGCCCGATCGCAGCCACAACCTCGACGGCCCGCCGCTGCAGGCCGCCTTCAACGCCGCCGGCGAACCGACCCAGGCCGCCCTGGGCTTCGCCAAGAAGTGCGGGGTCGAGCTCGCCGAGATCGACCAGAGCGGCCCCAAATTGCGCTACACCCAGCGCATTCCGGGGCAACCGGCCAGCGCCTTACTGCCGGCGATCGTCGAGGCCTCGCTGAACGAACTGCCGATTCCCAAACGCATGCGCTGGGCCGCCCGCCGCGATGAATTCGTGCGCCCGACCCAGTGGCTGGTGATGCTGTTCGGCGACAACGTGATCGACTGCGAAATCCTCGCCCAGAAGGCCGGCCGCGAGTCCCGTGGCCACCGTTTCCACAGCCCGAGCAAGGTGCGCATCAGCACACCGGCGACCTATCTGGAAGACCTGCGCAGCGCCTACGTGCTGGCCGACTTCAGCGAGCGCCGCGAGCTGATCGCCCGGCGCATCGACGAGTTGGCCGCCGAGCAGCAGGGCAGCGCCATCGTGCCGCCGGCGCTGCTCGATGAGGTCAGCGCCCTGGTCGAGTGGCCGGTGCCGCTGGTCTGCTCCTTCGAGGAGCGCTTCCTCGAGGTGCCCCAGGAAGCCCTGATCACCACCATGCAGGACAACCAGAAGTACTTCTGCCTGCTGGACGCCGAAGGCAAGCTGCTGCCGCGCTTCATCACCGTGGCCAACGTCGAGAGCAAGGACCCGGCGCAGATCATCTCGGGCAACGAGAAGGTGGTGCGCCCGCGCCTGACCGACGCCGAGTTCTTCTTCAAGCAGGACAAGAAGCAGCCGCTGGAACACTTCAACCAGCGCCTGGCCGGTGTGGTGTTCCAGGCCCAGCTCGGCTCGGTCTTCGAGAAAGCCCAGCGTGTTTCCAGGCTTGCGGCCTTTATCGCCGAGCGGACCGGCGGCGACGCCGAGCGTGCCGCCCGTGCCGGCATCCTCTGCAAGTGCGACCTGGCCAGCGAGATGGTCGGCGAGTTCCCGGAGATGCAGGGCATCGCCGGCTACTACTACGCCAAGCACGACGGCGAGGCCGAGGACGTCGCCCTGGCGCTGAACGAACAGTACATGCCGCGCGGGGCAGGGGCCGAACTGCCGAGCACCCTGACTGGCGCCGCCGTGGCCTTGGCCGACAAGCTCGACACCCTGGTCGGCATCTTCGGCATCGGCATGCTGCCCACCGGCAGCAAGGACCCCTACGCCCTGCGTCGCGCTGCCCTGGGCGTGCTGCGCATCCTCATCGAGAAGGGCCTGGACCTGGATCTGAACGATGCCGTGGCCTTCGCCATCGAGCAGTTCGGCGACAAGGTCAAGGCCGACGGCCTGGCCGCCCAGGTGCAGGACTTCGTCTTCGACCGCCTGCGTGCCCGCTACGAGGACGAGGGTGTGGATGTGGCGGTGTACCAGTCGGTGCGCGCCCTCAACCCGAGCGCACCGCTCGACTTCGACCAGCGCGTGCAGGCGGTCCAGGCCTTCCGTGCCCGCAGCGAAGCCGAAGCCCTGGCTGCGGCGAACAAGCGCGTGTCCAACCTGCTGAGCAAGTTCGACGGCGAGGTGCCGGCCCAGGTCGACGCCGCACTGCTGCAGGAGCCCGCCGAACAGGCCCTGGCCGAGGCCGTGGCAAACGCCGAGCAGGCGGTCCTGCCCATGGCGGCCGCCCGTTGCTACCGCGAAGCGCTGGAGCACCTGGCCAGCCTGCGCGAGCCGGTCGACAGCTTCTTCGAGGCGGTACTGGTCAACGCCGACGAGCCGGCCGTGCGGGCCAACCGCTACGCGCTGCTGGCGCGTCTGCGCGGCCTGTTCCTCGGCGTCGCCGATATCTCCGTGCTGGGCTGA
- the rsmB gene encoding 16S rRNA (cytosine(967)-C(5))-methyltransferase RsmB gives MNPRLAAARALAAVLNGKASLGGSLPAQLDRVEPRDRGLTQELAFGTARWQPRLALLAEKLLQKPFKAADRDVEALLLVGLYQLFYTRIPAHAAIGETVACVDKLKKSSLKGLLNAVLRRAQREGEQLLAELERDPVVRTAHPRWLQKALKAHWPEHWEAVCAANNAHPPLMLRVNRRHGSRDDYLAELRDAGIAAEACAYSRDGIRLQQACDVTGLPGFAEGRLSVQDEAAQLAAELLELAPGQRVLDACCAPGGKTCHLLEAQPELAAVVAVDLEEKRLVRVRENLARLNLQAELIAADARAVEQWWDGRAYQRILLDAPCSATGVIRRHPDIKLTRQAEDIPALAQLQGELLDALWPTLAVGGILLYATCSTLPTENTEVIAGFLARTPGARELDIAGPFGLKQPHGRQLLAQADGHDGFYYAKLIKIAADRG, from the coding sequence ATGAACCCGCGTCTGGCCGCCGCCCGCGCCCTGGCCGCCGTGCTCAACGGCAAGGCCTCCCTGGGCGGCAGCCTGCCGGCGCAGCTGGACAGGGTCGAGCCGCGCGACCGCGGCCTGACCCAGGAGCTGGCCTTCGGCACCGCCCGCTGGCAGCCGCGCCTGGCCCTGCTGGCGGAGAAACTCCTGCAGAAACCCTTCAAGGCCGCCGACCGCGATGTCGAGGCGCTGTTGCTGGTCGGCCTGTATCAGCTGTTCTACACCCGCATCCCGGCCCATGCGGCGATTGGCGAGACCGTGGCCTGCGTCGACAAGCTGAAGAAGTCCTCGCTCAAGGGCCTGCTCAATGCCGTGCTGCGCCGCGCCCAGCGCGAGGGCGAGCAGCTGCTGGCCGAGCTGGAGCGCGATCCGGTGGTGCGCACCGCTCACCCGCGCTGGCTGCAGAAGGCCCTGAAGGCCCACTGGCCCGAACACTGGGAGGCCGTCTGCGCAGCCAACAACGCCCACCCGCCGCTGATGCTGCGGGTCAACCGCCGCCACGGCAGCCGCGACGACTACCTCGCGGAACTGCGCGACGCCGGCATCGCGGCCGAAGCCTGCGCCTACAGCCGTGACGGCATCCGCCTGCAGCAGGCCTGCGACGTGACCGGCCTGCCTGGCTTCGCCGAAGGCCGGCTCAGCGTGCAGGACGAAGCCGCCCAGCTGGCCGCCGAGCTGCTCGAACTGGCCCCCGGACAGCGGGTGCTGGACGCCTGCTGCGCGCCCGGTGGCAAGACCTGTCACCTGCTCGAGGCGCAGCCCGAACTGGCCGCGGTGGTGGCGGTGGACCTGGAGGAAAAACGCCTGGTGCGGGTGCGCGAGAACCTCGCGCGGCTGAACCTGCAGGCCGAGCTGATCGCCGCCGATGCCCGGGCAGTCGAGCAGTGGTGGGACGGCAGGGCGTACCAGCGCATCCTCCTGGATGCCCCCTGTTCCGCCACCGGGGTGATTCGCCGCCACCCGGATATCAAGCTGACCCGCCAGGCCGAGGACATCCCCGCCCTGGCGCAGTTGCAGGGTGAACTGCTGGATGCGCTGTGGCCGACCCTGGCGGTCGGCGGCATCCTGCTTTACGCCACCTGTTCCACCCTGCCCACGGAAAACACCGAGGTGATCGCCGGCTTTCTCGCCCGCACTCCCGGCGCCCGCGAGCTGGATATCGCCGGGCCGTTCGGCCTGAAACAGCCCCATGGCCGCCAGCTGCTCGCCCAGGCAGACGGCCATGACGGTTTCTACTATGCCAAGCTGATCAAGATCGCCGCCGACCGCGGCTGA
- the def gene encoding peptide deformylase gives MAILNILEFPDPRLRTIAKPVDVVDDALRQLIDDMFETMYEAPGIGLAATQVNVHKRLVVMDLSEDRSEPRVFINPEFEPLTDEVDQYQEGCLSVPGFYENVDRPQKVKIKALDRDGQPYELIAEGLLAVCIQHECDHLNGKLFVDYLSTLKRDRIKKKLEKQHRQRA, from the coding sequence ATGGCGATCCTAAACATCCTCGAATTTCCCGATCCGCGCCTGCGCACCATCGCCAAGCCGGTGGACGTGGTCGACGACGCCTTGCGTCAGCTGATCGACGACATGTTCGAAACCATGTACGAAGCCCCGGGCATTGGCCTCGCCGCGACCCAGGTCAACGTGCACAAGCGCTTGGTGGTAATGGACCTGTCGGAAGACCGCTCCGAGCCGCGGGTATTCATCAATCCCGAGTTCGAGCCGCTGACCGACGAAGTGGACCAGTACCAGGAAGGCTGCCTGTCGGTACCCGGCTTCTACGAGAACGTCGACCGCCCGCAGAAGGTCAAGATCAAGGCGCTGGACCGCGACGGCCAGCCCTATGAGCTGATCGCCGAAGGCCTGCTGGCGGTGTGCATTCAGCACGAATGCGACCACCTCAACGGCAAGCTGTTCGTCGACTACCTGTCTACGCTCAAGCGTGACCGCATCAAGAAGAAGCTGGAAAAGCAACATCGCCAGCGGGCGTGA
- the fmt gene encoding methionyl-tRNA formyltransferase, translated as MTEALRIVFAGTPEFAAEHLKALLDTRHQIIAVYSQPDRPAGRGQKLTPSPVKQLALQHDIPVYQPLSLRDPAAQAELAALAPDLMVVVAYGLILPQVVLDTPRLGCINSHASLLPRWRGAAPIQRAIEAGDGESGVTVMQMEAGLDTGPMLLKACTPIGADDSGGSLHDRLAVLGPQAVIEAIDGLAAGTLVGEVQDDSLATYAHKLNKDEARLDWTRPAEELERLIRAFNPWPICHSTLNGATLKVLAAQLADQQGEPGQILAADKVGLTVACGRGALRLTRLQLPGGKALAFADLYNSRREQFALGTVLGA; from the coding sequence ATGACTGAAGCACTGCGCATCGTCTTTGCCGGCACCCCGGAATTCGCCGCCGAGCACCTCAAGGCCCTGCTCGACACCCGCCACCAGATCATCGCGGTCTACAGCCAGCCGGATCGCCCGGCCGGTCGTGGGCAGAAGCTCACGCCCAGCCCGGTCAAGCAGCTGGCGTTGCAGCACGATATCCCGGTCTACCAGCCCCTGTCCCTGCGCGACCCGGCGGCTCAGGCCGAGCTGGCGGCGCTGGCGCCCGACCTGATGGTGGTGGTGGCCTACGGCTTGATCCTGCCCCAGGTGGTACTCGACACCCCGCGCCTCGGCTGCATCAACAGCCATGCCTCGCTGCTGCCACGCTGGCGCGGCGCGGCGCCGATCCAGCGCGCCATCGAGGCCGGCGACGGCGAGAGCGGGGTGACCGTGATGCAGATGGAAGCGGGCCTGGATACCGGGCCCATGCTGCTCAAGGCCTGCACCCCGATCGGCGCCGACGACAGCGGCGGCAGCCTGCACGACCGCCTTGCCGTTCTCGGTCCCCAGGCGGTGATCGAGGCTATCGACGGCCTGGCCGCCGGCACGCTGGTCGGCGAAGTGCAGGACGACAGCCTGGCCACCTACGCGCACAAGCTGAACAAGGACGAGGCGCGCCTCGACTGGACGCGCCCGGCAGAGGAGCTGGAACGGCTGATTCGCGCCTTCAATCCCTGGCCGATCTGTCACAGCACGCTCAACGGTGCAACGCTTAAAGTGCTGGCTGCGCAGCTGGCGGACCAACAGGGCGAGCCGGGGCAGATACTCGCCGCCGACAAGGTCGGCCTGACGGTGGCCTGTGGCCGCGGCGCCCTGCGCCTGACCCGTCTGCAGTTGCCGGGTGGCAAGGCCCTGGCCTTCGCCGACCTGTACAACAGCCGGCGCGAGCAGTTCGCCCTCGGCACGGTGCTGGGCGCATGA
- the trkA gene encoding Trk system potassium transporter TrkA, whose translation MKIIILGAGQVGGTLAEHLASEANDITVVDTDSDRLRQLGDRLDIRTVQGRGSFPAVLRQAGAEDADMLVAVTNSDEVNMIACQVAYTLFHTPTKIARVREAAYLSRSGLFNNESIPVDVLISPEQVVTNYIKRLIEYPGALQVIDFADGKAQLVAVKAYYGGPLVGQQLRQLREHMPNVDTRVAAIFRRNRPIMPKGDTVIEADDEVFFIAAKAHIRAVMSEMRRLENSYKRVVIAGGGHIGERLAEAIESRYQVKIIEMNAARCRYLSESLDSTIVLQGSASDRDLLVEENINDADIFLALTNDDEANIMSSLLAKRLGARKVMTIINNPAYVDLVQGGEIDIAISPQLATIGTLLTHVRRGDIESVHSLRRGAAEAIEAIAHGDAKSSKVVGRAIEEIALPPGTTIGAIIRDEEVLIAHDDTVIESGDHVILFLVDKKYIRDAESLFQVGLTFF comes from the coding sequence ATGAAGATCATCATTCTCGGCGCCGGCCAGGTCGGTGGCACCCTGGCGGAACACCTGGCCAGCGAGGCCAACGACATCACCGTGGTGGACACCGACAGCGACCGCCTGCGCCAGCTCGGCGACCGCCTGGACATCCGTACCGTGCAGGGCCGCGGCTCCTTTCCCGCGGTGCTGCGACAGGCCGGCGCGGAAGACGCCGACATGCTGGTGGCCGTTACCAACAGCGACGAAGTCAACATGATCGCCTGCCAGGTGGCCTACACCCTGTTCCACACGCCGACCAAGATCGCCCGGGTGCGCGAGGCCGCCTACCTGAGCCGCAGCGGCCTGTTCAACAACGAGTCGATCCCGGTCGACGTGCTGATCAGCCCGGAACAGGTGGTCACCAACTACATCAAGCGCCTGATCGAATACCCCGGCGCCCTGCAGGTGATCGACTTCGCCGACGGCAAGGCCCAGCTGGTGGCGGTCAAGGCCTATTACGGCGGTCCGCTGGTCGGCCAGCAGCTGCGTCAGCTGCGCGAGCACATGCCCAACGTCGACACCCGGGTGGCGGCGATCTTCCGCCGCAACCGGCCGATCATGCCCAAGGGCGATACGGTGATCGAGGCCGACGACGAGGTGTTCTTCATCGCCGCCAAGGCGCATATCCGCGCGGTGATGAGCGAGATGCGCCGCCTCGAGAACAGCTACAAGCGGGTGGTGATCGCCGGCGGCGGACATATCGGCGAGCGCCTGGCCGAGGCCATCGAGAGCCGTTACCAGGTAAAAATCATCGAGATGAACGCGGCGCGTTGCCGCTACCTGTCGGAGAGCCTGGACAGCACCATCGTGCTGCAGGGCAGTGCCTCGGACCGTGACCTGCTGGTGGAGGAGAACATCAACGATGCCGACATCTTCCTCGCCCTGACCAACGACGACGAGGCCAACATCATGTCCTCGCTGCTGGCCAAGCGTCTCGGCGCACGCAAGGTGATGACCATCATCAACAACCCGGCCTACGTCGACCTGGTCCAAGGCGGCGAGATCGACATCGCCATCAGTCCGCAGCTGGCCACCATCGGCACCCTGCTGACCCATGTGCGCCGCGGCGATATCGAGAGCGTGCACTCACTGCGCCGTGGCGCGGCGGAGGCCATCGAAGCCATCGCCCATGGCGACGCCAAGTCAAGCAAGGTGGTCGGTCGCGCGATCGAGGAGATCGCCCTGCCGCCGGGCACCACCATCGGCGCGATCATCCGCGACGAAGAGGTGTTGATCGCCCACGACGACACGGTGATCGAGTCCGGCGACCACGTGATCCTGTTCCTGGTCGACAAGAAATACATCCGCGATGCCGAGAGCCTGTTCCAGGTCGGGCTAACCTTCTTCTAA
- a CDS encoding tetratricopeptide repeat protein → MLESLEKMLAQGMDNALLRFGLGKGYLDAGEFARAAEHFQRCVEHDPAYSAAWKLLGKACLELGDRQGAEQAWQQGIAAAQGHGDKQAEKEMTVFLKRLQRQAPQD, encoded by the coding sequence ATGTTGGAATCCCTTGAGAAAATGCTGGCACAGGGCATGGATAACGCCCTGCTGCGCTTCGGCCTGGGCAAGGGCTATCTGGATGCCGGCGAATTCGCCCGCGCCGCCGAGCACTTTCAGCGCTGTGTGGAGCACGATCCGGCCTACTCGGCGGCCTGGAAGCTGCTGGGCAAGGCGTGCCTGGAACTGGGCGACCGGCAGGGCGCCGAACAGGCCTGGCAACAGGGCATCGCCGCGGCCCAGGGCCACGGCGACAAGCAGGCGGAGAAGGAGATGACGGTGTTTCTCAAGCGTTTGCAGCGCCAGGCGCCGCAGGACTGA
- a CDS encoding lysophospholipid acyltransferase — protein sequence MEKLKGALVVGFLYLLALLPWRAVQGLGAAIGWLMWKLPNGSRDVASINLSKCFPELDAAAHRRLLRDTLADIGKTLTESACAWVWPAQKSLALVREVEGLEVLQQALASGKGVVGITSHLGNWEVLNHFYCAQCKPVIFYRPPKLKAVDELLARQRAQMGNRVAPSTKEGILSVIKEVRRGGAVGIPADPEPSLSSGVFVPFCGVPALTSKFVPGMLAGGKALGVFLHAVRLDDGSGYKVVLEAAPEGMYSEKVEESVAAMSAVIERYVRRYPSQYMWSMKRFKKRPPGEKKWY from the coding sequence GTGGAGAAGCTCAAAGGAGCCCTGGTGGTGGGCTTTCTGTACCTGCTCGCGCTGTTGCCCTGGCGCGCCGTGCAAGGCCTGGGGGCGGCCATCGGCTGGCTGATGTGGAAGCTGCCCAACGGCTCGCGCGACGTCGCCAGCATCAACCTGAGCAAGTGCTTCCCGGAGCTGGATGCGGCGGCCCATCGGCGCCTGTTGCGCGACACCCTGGCGGACATCGGCAAGACCCTGACCGAGAGCGCCTGCGCCTGGGTGTGGCCGGCGCAGAAGTCGTTGGCCCTGGTGCGCGAAGTCGAGGGCCTGGAGGTGCTGCAGCAGGCCCTGGCTTCCGGCAAGGGAGTGGTGGGCATCACCAGCCACCTGGGCAACTGGGAGGTGCTCAACCACTTCTACTGCGCCCAGTGCAAGCCGGTCATCTTCTACCGTCCGCCCAAGCTCAAGGCGGTGGACGAGCTGCTGGCCCGGCAGCGGGCGCAGATGGGCAACCGGGTGGCGCCCTCGACCAAGGAGGGCATCCTCAGCGTCATCAAGGAGGTGCGCCGCGGCGGCGCCGTGGGGATTCCCGCCGACCCCGAACCAAGCCTGTCGTCCGGCGTGTTCGTGCCCTTCTGTGGCGTGCCGGCCCTGACCAGCAAGTTCGTGCCCGGCATGCTCGCCGGCGGCAAGGCGCTGGGGGTGTTCCTGCACGCCGTGCGGCTGGACGATGGCAGCGGCTACAAGGTCGTGCTCGAGGCCGCCCCCGAAGGCATGTACAGCGAGAAGGTCGAGGAAAGCGTGGCGGCCATGAGTGCGGTGATCGAGCGTTACGTGCGTCGCTACCCGAGCCAGTACATGTGGAGCATGAAGCGCTTCAAGAAGCGTCCGCCAGGCGAAAAGAAGTGGTACTAG
- a CDS encoding DNA-3-methyladenine glycosylase I — translation MPRCFWCTEDPLYQAYHDQEWGVPQRDPQALFELLLLEGFQAGLSWITVLKKRARYREVLFGFDPERLAQLSDEEIERLMQDPGIIRNRLKLRAARQNAQAWLRLEDPVGLLWSFVGGAPKINHFSERSQVPGATADAEAMSRALKKAGFTFVGPTICYAYMQAAGMVMDHTTDCDRYAALIAS, via the coding sequence ATGCCACGCTGCTTCTGGTGCACCGAAGACCCGCTCTACCAAGCTTACCACGACCAGGAATGGGGGGTGCCGCAGCGCGATCCCCAGGCCCTGTTCGAGTTGCTGCTGCTGGAAGGATTCCAGGCCGGCCTGTCCTGGATCACCGTGCTGAAGAAGCGTGCGCGCTATCGCGAGGTGCTGTTCGGCTTCGACCCCGAGCGCCTGGCGCAGCTGAGTGACGAGGAGATCGAGCGGCTGATGCAGGACCCGGGCATCATCCGCAACCGTCTCAAGCTCAGGGCTGCGCGGCAGAACGCCCAGGCCTGGCTCAGGCTGGAGGACCCGGTGGGGCTGCTCTGGTCGTTCGTCGGTGGCGCGCCCAAGATCAACCACTTCAGCGAGCGCAGCCAGGTGCCTGGCGCCACCGCCGACGCCGAGGCCATGAGCCGTGCGCTGAAGAAGGCCGGTTTCACCTTCGTCGGGCCGACCATTTGCTACGCCTACATGCAGGCCGCCGGCATGGTCATGGACCACACCACCGACTGCGACCGCTACGCCGCGCTGATCGCGAGCTGA
- the gmhB gene encoding D-glycero-beta-D-manno-heptose 1,7-bisphosphate 7-phosphatase translates to MDMKLLILDRDGVINHDSDAYIKSLEEWIPLPGAIEAIARLSRAGWTVAVATNQSGLARGYYDLPTLEAMHARLRQMVAEQGGEVGLIVHCPHGPDDGCDCRKPRPGMLKAIAAHYGLPLAGVWFVGDSSGDLEAARAVDCQPVLVKTGKGQRTLAKTLPAGTLVFEDMAAVADHLLS, encoded by the coding sequence TTGGATATGAAACTACTGATTCTCGACCGCGACGGCGTGATCAATCACGACTCCGACGCCTACATCAAGAGCCTCGAGGAGTGGATTCCACTGCCGGGAGCCATCGAAGCCATCGCGCGCCTGTCCAGGGCCGGCTGGACCGTGGCGGTGGCCACCAACCAGTCGGGCCTGGCCCGTGGCTACTATGACTTGCCGACCCTGGAGGCGATGCACGCCCGCCTGCGCCAGATGGTGGCGGAGCAGGGCGGAGAAGTCGGCCTGATCGTTCATTGCCCGCACGGGCCGGACGACGGCTGCGACTGCCGCAAGCCCAGGCCCGGCATGCTCAAGGCCATTGCCGCGCACTACGGGCTCCCGCTGGCCGGTGTCTGGTTCGTCGGCGACAGCAGCGGTGACCTCGAAGCCGCCCGCGCCGTCGATTGTCAGCCCGTATTGGTCAAGACCGGCAAGGGCCAACGTACCCTGGCCAAAACATTGCCAGCGGGAACCCTGGTATTCGAGGATATGGCGGCGGTCGCCGACCATCTCCTCTCCTGA
- a CDS encoding lysophospholipid acyltransferase family protein, whose protein sequence is MSPVQSVRTALFYLLLALSACFWCILSVFVAPLLPFRARYRFVNQTWCRFAVWLAKVLVGIRYEVKGLENIPRQPCVILAKHQSTWETFFLSALFEPLSQVLKRELLHIPFFGWAMAMLSPIAIDRNNPKAALKQLAKQGHERLQKGAWVLIFPEGTRIPAGQIGKFSRGGAALAVNANLPVLPVAHNAGEFWPKEGWGKRPGTIQVVIGPSLHAEGSGPRAIAELNDRAFAWVAQAQREIGALRADATPTESVEPT, encoded by the coding sequence ATGTCGCCAGTGCAGTCCGTTAGAACCGCCCTTTTTTACCTGCTGTTGGCGCTGAGCGCCTGCTTCTGGTGCATCCTCAGCGTTTTCGTCGCGCCATTGCTGCCGTTTCGCGCCCGCTACCGCTTCGTCAACCAGACCTGGTGCCGCTTCGCCGTCTGGCTAGCCAAGGTGCTGGTCGGCATTCGCTATGAAGTGAAAGGCCTGGAGAACATCCCGCGGCAGCCGTGCGTGATCCTCGCCAAGCACCAGAGCACCTGGGAAACCTTCTTCCTCTCCGCGCTGTTCGAACCGCTTAGCCAGGTGCTCAAACGCGAGCTCCTGCACATACCGTTCTTCGGCTGGGCAATGGCCATGCTCAGCCCTATCGCGATTGACCGCAACAACCCCAAGGCGGCGCTCAAGCAGCTCGCCAAGCAGGGCCACGAGCGCCTGCAGAAGGGCGCCTGGGTACTGATTTTTCCTGAAGGCACGCGCATCCCCGCCGGACAGATCGGCAAGTTCTCCCGCGGCGGTGCGGCCCTCGCGGTCAACGCCAACCTGCCGGTACTGCCGGTGGCGCACAACGCCGGCGAGTTCTGGCCAAAGGAGGGTTGGGGCAAGAGGCCGGGCACCATCCAGGTCGTCATAGGCCCGTCCCTGCATGCCGAAGGCAGCGGCCCCCGGGCGATCGCCGAGCTGAACGACCGCGCCTTTGCCTGGGTCGCCCAGGCGCAGCGCGAGATCGGCGCGCTCCGCGCTGATGCGACGCCCACCGAGTCCGTCGAGCCAACCTGA